A region from the Aquila chrysaetos chrysaetos chromosome 15, bAquChr1.4, whole genome shotgun sequence genome encodes:
- the SELENOI gene encoding ethanolaminephosphotransferase 1 isoform X1 — protein sequence MEYVTAEQLAGFGKYKYSAVDSNPLSLYVMHPFWNTIVKIFPTWLAPNLITFSGFLLLVFNFFLMAYFDPDFYASAPDHQHVPNAVWVIVGLLNFIAYTLDGVDGKQARRTNSSTPLGELFDHGLDSWACVYFVVTVYSTFGRGSTGVSVFVLYLLLWVVLFSFILSHWEKYNTGILFLPWGYDISQVTISIVYIVTAIVGVEAWYAPFLFNFLYRDLFTAMIIACALTVTLPMSLYNFYKAYKNNTLKHHSVYEIMLPLVSPVLLFLLCTTWIFMSPTDILEVHPRLFYFMVGTAFANISCQLIVCQMSSTRCQPLNWMLLPIAAVLFVVMSGFAPNSETLLLYLLTAFLTLAHIHYGVVVVSQLSRHFNIRPFSLKKPTPDULGVEEEKIGLRSAEVL from the exons ATGGAGTACGTGACCGCCGAGCAGCTGGCCGGCTTCGGCAAGTACAAG TACAGTGCCGTGGACAGCAACCCCTTGTCTCTGTACGTTATGCATCCCTTCTGGAACACGATAGTGAAG ATCTTCCCTACCTGGCTGGCCCCAAATTTGATAACGTTTTCTGGCTTCCTGCTGCTTGTCTTCAACTTCTTCCTCATGGCATACTTCGACCCTGACTTTTATGCTTCTG CCCCTGATCACCAGCACGTTCCGAATGCGGTGTGGGTCATCGTGGGTCTCCTCAACTTCATTGCCTATACATTAG aTGGTGTTGATGGGAAACAGGCTCGCCGGACCAACTCCAGCACACCCCTGGGAGAGCTCTTTGATCATGGCTTGGACAGCTGGGCATGCGTGTACTTTGTCGTGACAGTCTACTCCACCTTTGGACGGGGCTCCACGGGTGTCAGTGTCTTCGTTCTCTACCTCCTCTTATGGGTGGTCTTGTTTTCGTTCATCCTCTCCCACTGGGAGAAGTATAACACAGGGATTCTCTTCCTGCCCTGGGGATATGACATCAGCCAGGTG ACCATTTCAATTGTCTACATAGTGACAGCCATTGTGGGAGTTGAGGCCTGGTATGCACCtttcctgtttaatttcttATATAGAGACCTATTCACTGCAATGATTATTG cctgTGCACTCACTGTGACGCTGCCGATGAGCCTCTATAACTTCTACAA GGCCTATAAAAATAACACCTTGAAGCACCACTCCGTGTATGAAATCATGCTGCCACTGGTATCCCCAGTGTTGCTGTTCCTGCTCTGTACCACGTGGATCTTCATGTCCCCAACAGACATCCTGGAGGTCCATCCCAGACTCTTCTATTTCATGGTTGGAACAGCCTTTGCTAACATTTCT tgCCAACTGATTGTCTGTCAGATGAGCAGCACACGCTGCCAGCCTCTGAACTGGATGCTGCTCCCCATAGCAGCGGTGCTCTTCGTGGTCATGTCCGGGTTCGCGCCAAACAGCGAAACACTTCTCCTCTACTTGTTAACTGCTTTCCTCACCCTGGCGCACATCCACTATGGAGTGGTCGTG GTAAGCCAGCTGAGCAGGCACTTCAATATACGGCCCTTCTCCTTAAAGAAGCCCACGCCAGATTGACTAGGagtggaggaagagaaaatcgGCTTGCGGTCTGCAGAAGTACTGTAA
- the SELENOI gene encoding ethanolaminephosphotransferase 1 isoform X2 gives MEYVTAEQLAGFGKYKYSAVDSNPLSLYVMHPFWNTIVKIFPTWLAPNLITFSGFLLLVFNFFLMAYFDPDFYASAPDHQHVPNAVWVIVGLLNFIAYTLDGVDGKQARRTNSSTPLGELFDHGLDSWACVYFVVTVYSTFGRGSTGVSVFVLYLLLWVVLFSFILSHWEKYNTGILFLPWGYDISQVTISIVYIVTAIVGVEAWYAPFLFNFLYRDLFTAMIIACALTVTLPMSLYNFYKAYKNNTLKHHSVYEIMLPLVSPVLLFLLCTTWIFMSPTDILEVHPRLFYFMVGTAFANISCQLIVCQMSSTRCQPLNWMLLPIAAVLFVVMSGFAPNSETLLLYLLTAFLTLAHIHYGVVVVSQLSRHFNIRPFSLKKPTPD, from the exons ATGGAGTACGTGACCGCCGAGCAGCTGGCCGGCTTCGGCAAGTACAAG TACAGTGCCGTGGACAGCAACCCCTTGTCTCTGTACGTTATGCATCCCTTCTGGAACACGATAGTGAAG ATCTTCCCTACCTGGCTGGCCCCAAATTTGATAACGTTTTCTGGCTTCCTGCTGCTTGTCTTCAACTTCTTCCTCATGGCATACTTCGACCCTGACTTTTATGCTTCTG CCCCTGATCACCAGCACGTTCCGAATGCGGTGTGGGTCATCGTGGGTCTCCTCAACTTCATTGCCTATACATTAG aTGGTGTTGATGGGAAACAGGCTCGCCGGACCAACTCCAGCACACCCCTGGGAGAGCTCTTTGATCATGGCTTGGACAGCTGGGCATGCGTGTACTTTGTCGTGACAGTCTACTCCACCTTTGGACGGGGCTCCACGGGTGTCAGTGTCTTCGTTCTCTACCTCCTCTTATGGGTGGTCTTGTTTTCGTTCATCCTCTCCCACTGGGAGAAGTATAACACAGGGATTCTCTTCCTGCCCTGGGGATATGACATCAGCCAGGTG ACCATTTCAATTGTCTACATAGTGACAGCCATTGTGGGAGTTGAGGCCTGGTATGCACCtttcctgtttaatttcttATATAGAGACCTATTCACTGCAATGATTATTG cctgTGCACTCACTGTGACGCTGCCGATGAGCCTCTATAACTTCTACAA GGCCTATAAAAATAACACCTTGAAGCACCACTCCGTGTATGAAATCATGCTGCCACTGGTATCCCCAGTGTTGCTGTTCCTGCTCTGTACCACGTGGATCTTCATGTCCCCAACAGACATCCTGGAGGTCCATCCCAGACTCTTCTATTTCATGGTTGGAACAGCCTTTGCTAACATTTCT tgCCAACTGATTGTCTGTCAGATGAGCAGCACACGCTGCCAGCCTCTGAACTGGATGCTGCTCCCCATAGCAGCGGTGCTCTTCGTGGTCATGTCCGGGTTCGCGCCAAACAGCGAAACACTTCTCCTCTACTTGTTAACTGCTTTCCTCACCCTGGCGCACATCCACTATGGAGTGGTCGTG GTAAGCCAGCTGAGCAGGCACTTCAATATACGGCCCTTCTCCTTAAAGAAGCCCACGCCAGATTGA